The following proteins come from a genomic window of Micromonospora echinofusca:
- a CDS encoding SRPBCC family protein, with product MTEPMRLPVRLAAPAEAVRRALTDPAELRVWLAEHVEVELPRRYEFWGRHTPEGDAPHQRLLHVDDDTLRFAWLLDGVETTAEFALRAEGPDTTVLTLTQSHFDFAEAMSGSTIRGVLQTFWSLSIANLAAHLEGQPLLPKVDFTSAEMRGELLIDAPVAKVFESLTDSEQASAWFGYPIGIEPWVGGRYAMGGFESGYAAKIVDLEPDRKLSVDWGPTGVSTWELAESQGRTKLTFVQSGFDEQNPPYGAWAGSVSGLFELRRFHEMKDWQPIWLPAEVPGLEPESAKATS from the coding sequence GTGACTGAACCGATGAGGCTGCCCGTCCGGCTCGCCGCGCCCGCCGAGGCCGTCCGCCGCGCCTTGACCGACCCGGCCGAGCTGCGCGTCTGGCTCGCCGAGCACGTCGAGGTCGAGCTGCCGCGACGGTACGAGTTCTGGGGCCGGCACACCCCGGAGGGCGACGCGCCGCACCAGCGGCTGCTGCACGTCGACGACGACACGCTGCGCTTCGCCTGGCTGCTCGACGGGGTCGAGACCACCGCCGAGTTCGCCCTGCGCGCGGAGGGTCCCGACACCACCGTGCTGACGCTGACCCAGAGCCACTTCGACTTCGCCGAGGCGATGAGCGGCAGCACCATCCGGGGCGTGCTCCAGACGTTCTGGAGCCTGTCGATCGCCAACCTGGCCGCCCACCTGGAGGGCCAGCCGCTGCTGCCGAAGGTCGACTTCACCTCCGCCGAGATGCGCGGCGAGCTGCTGATCGACGCGCCGGTGGCGAAGGTGTTCGAGTCGCTGACCGACTCCGAGCAGGCCAGCGCCTGGTTCGGCTACCCGATCGGCATCGAGCCGTGGGTCGGCGGGCGCTACGCCATGGGCGGCTTCGAGTCCGGCTACGCGGCCAAGATCGTCGACCTGGAGCCCGACCGGAAGCTGTCGGTGGACTGGGGGCCGACGGGCGTCAGCACCTGGGAGCTGGCCGAGTCGCAGGGAAGGACGAAGCTGACCTTCGTGCAGTCCGGCTTCGACGAGCAGAACCCGCCGTACGGGGCCTGGGCCGGGTCGGTCTCGGGGCTGTTCGAGCTGCGCCGCTTCCACGAGATGAAGGACTGGCAGCCCATCTGGCTCCCCGCGGAGGTGCCGGGCCTGGAACCGGAGTCCGCGAAGGCGACGAGCTGA
- a CDS encoding acylase produces MRPKPLCALVTALATVATTAVAGVPPAAARHQDGGYSAEVRRASYGVPHITARNFASLGFGVGHVQAEDNICVIAEKVVTVNAERSRYFGAASPTDANVRSDLFHRKAIDDRTAERLLQGPRDGVHSPSNEVRDQIRGFVAGYNSYLRRTGAANLTDPACRGKPWVRPLTELDMWRTSWASMVRASSRAVLDGIVAAAPPTATGPAAVLDAPGAAAVVAARDGAPAGVGSNAYGLGARATTHGGGMVLANPHFPWEGAERFYRMHLKVPGRYDVEGAALVGDPIIEIGHNRTLAWSHTVSTARRFVWHRLALVPGDPTSYYVDGQARKMTTRTVTVQVPAPGGGTVPVSRTFHDTHFGPVVVVPGTFDWTATAAYAITDVNATNNRAFDGWLEMGRAKTVRELKRVLDRHQFLPWVNVIAADARGEALYADHSVVPRVTDELAAACIPAPFQPLYASSGQAVLDGSRSVCALGRDRDAVVPGILGPANLPIRFRADYVTNSNDSHWLANPEAPLEGFPRIIGNERTERSLRTRLGVEQVRERLAGTDGLPGRGYTTSRLWQTVFGNRAYGGELLRDDLVALCAAHPTATASDGTTVDLRGACAALKGWDLRVDLDSRGAHLFTEFALAGGVRFADAFDAADPVRTPSRLNTADPRVLTALADAVRKLAGIPLDARLGDIQTEPRGDRRVPIHGGRAEAGVFNMIISPLAPGVGYPKVVHGSSFVMAVELGRDGPSGRQILTYSQSSNPNSPWYADQTRLYSGKGWDTIKYTEAQIKADPNLRTYRVGEGRRH; encoded by the coding sequence ATGAGGCCGAAGCCGCTCTGCGCGCTGGTCACCGCCCTCGCCACGGTCGCCACCACGGCGGTCGCCGGCGTCCCGCCCGCCGCCGCGCGGCACCAGGACGGCGGCTACTCGGCGGAGGTCCGCCGGGCGTCGTACGGCGTTCCGCACATCACCGCCCGTAACTTCGCCAGCCTCGGCTTCGGCGTCGGCCACGTCCAGGCCGAGGACAACATCTGCGTGATCGCGGAGAAGGTCGTCACGGTCAACGCCGAGCGGTCCCGCTACTTCGGCGCCGCGAGCCCCACGGACGCCAACGTGCGCAGCGACCTGTTCCACCGCAAGGCGATCGACGACCGCACCGCCGAGCGGCTGCTGCAGGGCCCCCGCGACGGCGTGCACTCCCCGTCGAACGAGGTCCGCGACCAGATCCGCGGCTTCGTCGCCGGTTACAACAGCTACCTGCGCCGCACCGGCGCGGCCAACCTCACCGACCCGGCCTGCCGGGGCAAGCCGTGGGTGCGCCCGCTGACCGAGCTGGACATGTGGCGCACGAGCTGGGCCAGCATGGTGCGGGCCAGCTCCCGGGCGGTGCTCGACGGCATCGTCGCCGCCGCCCCGCCCACGGCCACCGGCCCGGCCGCCGTCCTCGACGCCCCGGGCGCCGCGGCGGTCGTCGCCGCCCGTGACGGCGCGCCCGCCGGCGTCGGCAGCAACGCGTACGGGCTGGGCGCGCGGGCCACCACCCACGGCGGCGGCATGGTGCTGGCCAACCCGCACTTCCCGTGGGAGGGCGCGGAGCGCTTCTACCGGATGCACCTGAAGGTTCCCGGCCGCTACGACGTGGAGGGCGCGGCGCTGGTCGGCGACCCGATCATCGAGATCGGGCACAACCGCACGCTCGCCTGGAGCCACACCGTCTCCACCGCCCGCCGCTTCGTCTGGCACCGCCTCGCCCTGGTCCCCGGCGACCCCACCTCGTACTACGTGGACGGCCAAGCCCGGAAGATGACCACCCGTACGGTCACCGTCCAGGTGCCCGCCCCGGGCGGCGGCACGGTGCCGGTCAGCCGCACCTTCCACGACACCCACTTCGGGCCGGTGGTCGTCGTCCCCGGCACCTTCGACTGGACCGCCACCGCCGCGTACGCGATCACCGACGTCAACGCCACCAACAACCGCGCCTTCGACGGCTGGCTGGAGATGGGCCGGGCGAAGACCGTACGCGAGCTGAAGCGGGTCCTCGACCGGCACCAGTTCCTGCCCTGGGTGAACGTGATCGCCGCCGACGCCCGTGGCGAGGCGCTCTACGCCGACCACTCGGTGGTGCCCCGGGTCACCGACGAGCTGGCCGCCGCCTGCATCCCCGCGCCGTTCCAGCCGCTCTACGCTTCCAGCGGCCAGGCCGTCCTCGACGGTTCCCGGTCGGTCTGCGCGCTAGGCCGCGACCGCGACGCGGTGGTGCCCGGCATCCTCGGCCCGGCCAACCTGCCGATCCGCTTCCGCGCCGACTACGTGACGAACTCCAACGACAGCCACTGGCTGGCCAACCCCGAGGCGCCGCTGGAGGGCTTCCCGCGCATCATCGGCAACGAGCGCACCGAGCGCAGCCTGCGTACGCGCCTCGGCGTGGAGCAGGTGCGGGAGCGGCTCGCCGGCACCGACGGGCTGCCCGGGCGGGGCTACACCACGTCCCGGCTCTGGCAGACGGTCTTCGGCAACCGCGCGTACGGCGGCGAGCTGCTGCGCGACGACCTGGTGGCGCTGTGCGCCGCGCACCCGACGGCGACCGCCTCGGACGGGACGACCGTCGACCTGCGCGGGGCGTGCGCGGCGCTGAAGGGCTGGGACCTGCGGGTCGACCTGGACAGCCGGGGCGCACACCTGTTCACCGAGTTCGCCCTGGCCGGCGGCGTCCGGTTCGCCGACGCGTTCGACGCCGCCGACCCGGTGCGTACGCCGAGCCGACTGAACACCGCCGACCCGCGCGTGCTCACCGCCCTCGCCGACGCCGTCCGCAAGCTCGCCGGCATCCCGCTCGACGCGCGCCTCGGCGACATCCAGACCGAGCCGCGCGGCGACCGGCGTGTCCCGATCCACGGTGGACGCGCCGAGGCCGGCGTCTTCAACATGATCATCAGTCCGCTGGCGCCCGGCGTCGGCTACCCGAAGGTGGTCCACGGCTCGTCCTTCGTGATGGCCGTCGAGCTGGGTCGCGACGGCCCCTCGGGCCGCCAGATCCTCACCTACTCCCAGTCGAGCAACCCGAACTCGCCCTGGTACGCCGACCAGACCCGGCTCTACTCCGGCAAGGGCTGGGACACCATCAAGTACACGGAGGCCCAGATCAAGGCCGACCCGAACCTGCGCACCTACCGGGTGGGGGAGGGCCGCCGCCACTGA
- a CDS encoding winged helix-turn-helix domain-containing protein, producing MRDVLYLEQIEQAEVLLKPHRVEVLRQLAEPRTCTEVATRLEQTPQRVYYHVKQLVAAGLVELVDERKVRGITEGIYQAAARSYWLSPRLVGRIGLRRARDELSLGHLLDLMEEVQEDIAGLDRAAPELPSIGVAGEIRVPAELRQQFLHDLQSTLRDLFTRYGGADGDAFKLAVACYPKGKDRD from the coding sequence ATGAGAGACGTCCTGTACCTGGAACAGATCGAGCAGGCCGAGGTCCTGCTGAAGCCGCACCGCGTCGAGGTGCTGCGGCAACTGGCCGAGCCGCGCACCTGCACCGAGGTCGCCACCCGGCTGGAGCAGACGCCGCAGCGCGTCTACTACCACGTCAAGCAGCTCGTCGCCGCCGGGCTCGTCGAGCTGGTCGACGAGCGCAAGGTCCGGGGCATCACCGAGGGCATCTACCAGGCCGCCGCCCGGTCCTACTGGCTGTCGCCCCGGCTGGTCGGCCGGATCGGCCTGCGCCGCGCCCGCGACGAGCTGAGCCTCGGCCACCTGCTGGACCTGATGGAGGAGGTCCAGGAGGACATCGCCGGGCTGGACCGCGCCGCCCCCGAGCTCCCCTCGATCGGGGTCGCCGGCGAGATCCGGGTGCCGGCGGAGCTGCGCCAGCAGTTCCTGCACGACCTGCAGAGCACTCTGCGGGACCTGTTCACGCGCTACGGGGGCGCCGATGGCGACGCCTTCAAGCTCGCCGTGGCCTGCTATCCGAAGGGGAAAGACCGTGACTGA
- a CDS encoding MerR family transcriptional regulator, translating to MAYTVGQVAKAAGVTVRTLHHYDEIGLLSPSGRSGTGYRRYDDADLERLQHIRYYRELGFPLEQIAAILDDPASDPAAHLRRQHELLSVRIRKLQEMVAAIEFAMEASKLNIPLTPQERFEVFGDFDPDAHAEEVEQRWGDTDAYRQSNERVSRYTKDDWLRNKAENEDWARRFVEVMSSGAPADGPAAMDLAEEHRQLISRWFYDCPVELHTCLADMYVSDERFTAYFETIKPGMAAYLGEAIHANAITRA from the coding sequence ATGGCCTACACGGTGGGACAGGTGGCGAAGGCGGCCGGCGTGACCGTGCGGACGCTGCACCACTACGACGAGATCGGACTGCTCTCGCCCAGCGGACGCAGCGGCACGGGCTACCGGCGTTACGACGACGCCGACCTGGAGCGGTTGCAGCACATCCGCTACTACCGGGAGCTGGGGTTCCCGCTTGAGCAGATCGCCGCGATCCTCGACGACCCGGCGAGCGACCCGGCGGCGCACCTGCGCCGCCAGCACGAGCTGCTGTCCGTACGGATCAGGAAGCTCCAGGAGATGGTCGCGGCGATCGAGTTCGCGATGGAGGCGAGCAAGTTGAACATTCCACTCACCCCGCAGGAGCGCTTCGAGGTCTTCGGCGACTTCGACCCGGACGCGCACGCCGAGGAGGTCGAGCAGCGCTGGGGCGACACCGACGCGTACCGCCAGTCGAACGAGCGGGTCTCCCGCTACACGAAGGACGACTGGCTGCGCAACAAGGCCGAGAACGAGGACTGGGCGCGGCGGTTCGTCGAGGTGATGTCCTCCGGGGCACCCGCGGACGGGCCGGCGGCGATGGACCTGGCCGAGGAGCACCGGCAGCTCATCAGCCGCTGGTTCTACGACTGCCCGGTCGAGCTGCACACCTGCCTGGCCGACATGTACGTGTCGGACGAGCGGTTCACCGCGTACTTCGAGACGATCAAACCGGGGATGGCCGCGTACCTGGGTGAGGCCATCCACGCCAACGCGATCACCCGCGCCTGA
- a CDS encoding class I SAM-dependent methyltransferase, with product MSLTDRDQGAASAPASPPAGSRRPGPTVADVVRALTTGALPVRVTGYDGSAVGPADAGITLSIRSERGLTYLLTAPGDLGMARAYVGGDLALQGVHPGDPYEALRVLKDELRLRTPSLAEALALVRGLGWERLMPPPPPPQEAQPRWKRLMNGLRHSRLRDSTAISHHYDVSNAFYEKVLGPSMTYTCAVFRSSDDTLEQAQAAKYDLVAQKLALGAGMRLLDVGCGWGGMVRHAAREYGVKALGVTLSRAQAEWARAAIEREGLTGLAEVRHLDYRDAPREQFDAVSSIGLTEHIGVRNYPAYFGALSDRLRPDGRLLNHCITRADNRAPHRSGAFIDRYVFPDGELAGPGRLVGEIHDVGLEVQHEENLRLHYALTLAAWCRNLVAHWDFCVSEVGAGTARVWGLYMAGSRLAFERNGIQLHQVLATRNGPEGASGYPLRPDWLP from the coding sequence ATGAGCCTGACCGATCGAGACCAGGGGGCGGCGAGCGCTCCCGCCAGCCCGCCGGCGGGGAGCCGGCGCCCGGGTCCGACCGTCGCGGACGTCGTCCGCGCGTTGACCACCGGTGCCCTGCCGGTGCGGGTCACCGGGTACGACGGCAGTGCGGTGGGCCCGGCCGACGCCGGGATCACCCTGTCGATCCGTTCCGAGCGGGGCCTGACGTACCTGCTCACCGCGCCGGGCGACCTGGGCATGGCCCGGGCGTACGTCGGCGGCGACCTGGCGTTGCAGGGGGTGCACCCGGGCGACCCGTACGAGGCGTTGCGGGTGCTCAAGGACGAGCTGCGGCTGCGTACGCCGTCGCTGGCCGAGGCGCTGGCCCTGGTGCGCGGGCTGGGCTGGGAGCGGCTGATGCCGCCGCCGCCCCCGCCGCAGGAGGCGCAGCCGCGCTGGAAGCGCCTGATGAACGGGCTGCGGCACTCCCGGTTGCGGGACAGCACGGCGATCTCCCACCACTACGACGTCTCGAACGCCTTCTACGAGAAGGTGCTCGGCCCGTCGATGACGTACACCTGCGCGGTCTTCCGCTCGTCCGACGACACGCTGGAGCAGGCGCAGGCGGCCAAGTACGACCTGGTGGCCCAGAAGCTGGCGCTCGGGGCGGGGATGCGGCTGCTCGACGTGGGCTGCGGGTGGGGCGGCATGGTCCGGCACGCGGCCCGCGAGTACGGGGTGAAGGCGCTCGGGGTGACCCTGTCCCGGGCGCAGGCCGAGTGGGCGCGGGCGGCGATCGAGCGGGAGGGGCTGACCGGCCTGGCCGAGGTGCGTCACCTCGACTACCGGGACGCGCCGCGCGAGCAGTTCGACGCGGTCTCCTCGATCGGCCTGACCGAGCACATCGGAGTGCGCAACTACCCGGCCTACTTCGGTGCCCTGTCCGACCGGCTGCGGCCCGACGGCCGCCTGCTCAACCACTGCATCACCCGGGCCGACAACCGCGCGCCGCACCGCTCGGGCGCGTTCATCGACCGCTACGTCTTCCCGGACGGGGAGTTGGCCGGCCCGGGGCGCCTGGTCGGCGAGATCCACGACGTCGGGCTGGAGGTGCAGCACGAGGAGAACCTGCGGCTGCACTACGCGCTGACCCTGGCCGCCTGGTGCCGCAACCTCGTGGCGCACTGGGACTTCTGCGTCTCCGAGGTGGGGGCCGGCACGGCCCGGGTCTGGGGCCTCTACATGGCCGGCTCCCGGCTGGCCTTCGAGCGTAACGGCATCCAGTTGCACCAGGTGCTGGCCACCCGCAACGGCCCGGAGGGGGCGAGCGGCTATCCGCTGCGCCCCGACTGGCTGCCCTGA
- a CDS encoding putative quinol monooxygenase, whose translation MLIVAGSLYVDPDQRDAYLADCVEVVRQARSAPGCVDFAIGADLVEPGRINVYERWESEEQLLDFRGSGPAEEQTVAIRGAEVHRYLISGVEAP comes from the coding sequence GTGCTCATCGTCGCCGGCAGTCTCTACGTCGACCCGGACCAGCGGGACGCCTACCTCGCCGACTGCGTGGAGGTCGTCCGGCAGGCACGGTCCGCGCCGGGCTGCGTCGACTTCGCGATCGGCGCGGACCTGGTCGAGCCCGGCCGGATCAACGTCTACGAGCGCTGGGAGTCCGAGGAGCAACTGCTCGACTTCCGGGGATCCGGCCCCGCCGAGGAGCAGACGGTGGCGATCCGCGGCGCGGAGGTGCACCGCTACCTGATCTCCGGGGTCGAGGCGCCCTGA
- a CDS encoding zinc-ribbon domain-containing protein, with protein MFFIFGLRTKVSQSGVVQQVCRNCRNHAAQVITRRSTKFSLFFVPIIPIRTRYVQQCTFCGVQYDISRAEAERLPVG; from the coding sequence ATGTTCTTCATCTTCGGCCTTCGTACCAAGGTCAGCCAGTCCGGCGTGGTGCAGCAGGTCTGCCGCAACTGCCGCAACCACGCCGCGCAGGTGATCACGCGCCGGTCGACGAAGTTCAGCCTGTTCTTCGTGCCGATCATCCCGATCCGCACCCGCTACGTGCAGCAGTGCACCTTCTGCGGCGTCCAGTACGACATCTCCCGCGCCGAGGCCGAGCGCCTCCCCGTCGGCTGA